The DNA segment AATCTCAAAAAGGAATTGGCATCGTAACTGCAGCAAGCTGAGGCTGACAAGCTTCCACTTGCTGATTGATCATATCTCCCACGACTACAATTGCAGGAGACTTGAAATGATGAATCTTCGCTTCTCTGGCTACGATAGATAGAGCTGTTTTGAGACAACGCTGTCCCTCGACAGTACCCTGCTGAATTATAGCCACAGGGGTTGCTGATGCAAGTCCGCCGGCCATTAGTTCTTCTGCAATTTGGGATAAATTATGTAAGCCCATATAAATTACAAGACCATCACTAGCCAATGCTAGAGCGCGCCAATCAACAGAAGAATTATGCTTGTCAATCTCTTCATGGCCTGTGACAAATGTCACCGAAGATCCAGATCGACGATGAGTTACTGGAATTCCAGCATAGGCTGGAACAGCGATTCCAGCTGTTATTCCAGGAACTACCTCCACAGGAATATTACGCTGAGCTAGATAGGCAGCCTCTTCACCGCCCCGACCAAACAAAAATGGGTCACCACCCTTTAGACGGACAACACAACTATGCCGTTGTGCCATCTCTACCAGGAGTACATTTGTGCAAGGTTGTGGTACAGAGTGATGGCCGCGGCGTTTACCGACGAAC comes from the Synechococcus sp. M16CYN genome and includes:
- the cobA gene encoding uroporphyrinogen-III C-methyltransferase, with product MINLKFGTVYLVGAGPGDPELLTVKAQRLLNDCDALVYDSLVPKEVLNLVPTYCERTFVGKRRGHHSVPQPCTNVLLVEMAQRHSCVVRLKGGDPFLFGRGGEEAAYLAQRNIPVEVVPGITAGIAVPAYAGIPVTHRRSGSSVTFVTGHEEIDKHNSSVDWRALALASDGLVIYMGLHNLSQIAEELMAGGLASATPVAIIQQGTVEGQRCLKTALSIVAREAKIHHFKSPAIVVVGDMINQQVEACQPQLAAVTMPIPF